A window of Variovorax paradoxus EPS genomic DNA:
TGATGTGCGCCGCGCTGCACGGTTCGCGCTTGATCGCATTGGCGCGCGGCAGCATTTCGTTGATGAGCGCCACGCCTTTCTCGACCGTCTTGCGCGTACCGCCGGTGTCCTGGATGTTGAAGGTGCGGAAGTTCTCGCCCTCGGCCAGGTGGCCGGTCGCGAGCCAGGCGTTAATCTGGTTGGCCTCGCAGCCGAGCCCGACCACCAGCACGCCCGCGAAGTTCGGGTGCGTGGCGTAGCCGGTGAGCGTGCGCGAGAGGACCTGCATGCCCATGCCCTCGGTGTCCATGCCGCAGCCCGTGCCGTGCGTGAGCGCGACGATGCCGTCCACGTTGGGGAATGCTGCGAGCGCCGAAGGGTTGGTCCGGCGCGAGAAGTGATCGGCAATGGCGCGCGCAGCCGTGGCCGAGCAGTTCACGCTGGTGAGCACGCCGATGTAGTTGCGCGTGGCCACGCGGCCGTCGGCGCGCTTGATGCCCATGAACGTCGCCTCGCGTTTCGCGGGCGCGGGCTTCACGTCGGCACCGAAGGCGTAGTCGCGCTCGAAGTCCCCCTTGTCGGGTCCCATGTCGAGGTTCTGCGTGTGCACATGCTCGCCGGGCGCGATGGCCTTGCTCGCGAAACCGATGATCTGGTTGTAGCGCCGCACGGGCTCGCCCTGCGCAATGGCGCGCATCGCCACCTTGTGGCCCGGTGGAATGAGGCCGCGCACGGCCACGTTCTCGACGAGCGTGCCGCCGAGCAGTTGCGAACGCGCGATGACGACGTCGTCGGCAGGATGGAGTCGGATGTAGGGAGTCATGGTCAGAAGAACATCTTGGGCAGCCAGAGCACGAGCTTGGGCATGTAGGTGATGAGGCCCAGGCTCAGCAGGAGCGGCACGAGCCACGGAAGAATCGCCATCGTCGTGCGCTCGAAGCTCAGCCCCG
This region includes:
- a CDS encoding UxaA family hydrolase — protein: MTPYIRLHPADDVVIARSQLLGGTLVENVAVRGLIPPGHKVAMRAIAQGEPVRRYNQIIGFASKAIAPGEHVHTQNLDMGPDKGDFERDYAFGADVKPAPAKREATFMGIKRADGRVATRNYIGVLTSVNCSATAARAIADHFSRRTNPSALAAFPNVDGIVALTHGTGCGMDTEGMGMQVLSRTLTGYATHPNFAGVLVVGLGCEANQINAWLATGHLAEGENFRTFNIQDTGGTRKTVEKGVALINEMLPRANAIKREPCSAAHITIGLQCGGSDGYSGISANPALGAAVDLLVAHGGTAILSETPEVYGAEHLLTRRAVRREVGQKLVDRIKWWEHYTEINEGEMNNNPSPGNKAGGLTTILEKSLGAVAKGGTSNLEAVYEYAEPVSAHGFVYMDTPGYDPVSATGQVAGGANLICFTTGRGSAYGCAPSPSLKLATNSALWQRQEEDMDINCGEIVDGTASIQEMGQRIFELVLATASGAQSKSEQHGYGQNEFVPWQVGAVM